GACAGCGTCTATCGCGAATTGAAAGGCCTGGTCGAAGCGCCGGTCACGCCGATGCTCAAGCCGGCGCAGACCGTTCGCACGCTGATCCTGCCCTACGCCGATCGCCAGCGCCCGGACCGTCTCTATATGCCCCGGTACGTCTATTCGGTGGTCGACAAGCCCGTCTGGGTCGTGGGCGGCGCACTCGTCGGCGCGCCCGATCGCGCATCGCAAGCGCCTATCCTCGGGCAGGTCCGTGAACCTGCCGCGCCGGATGGCGAACCTGCGTCGAGCGAGACCACCACGCCCGCGCCCGCAATCGTCGCCCCGGCACCGGAGCCAAAGCCGTGAGCCCGCCCGCATCGAGCAGCGGCCTCTCCTATGCCCGCCTTCGCAATGCCGTCCGGCGTGACAGCTTCTCGGACTATCTGCCGCTCGTCGCCTGGGACGATGAGACCGAGGCCTTCCTCTGCATCGATGACACCTGGGGTCATGCCTGGGAGCTGGTTCCGACCGCCTACATGTTCGCCCATGTTCAGAGCGCTCTCCAGGGTCTCCTCAATATCCACTTCCCGGACGGGACGGTCCTCCAGCTCCACACCTTTGCCGATCCGTTGATCGACGACGCACTCGATGCCTTCCTAGACCTCAAGACCCGCGATGATCCGCTGATCCAGGCCTCGGCGCGGCGCACCCATGCCTATCTGAGCGAGGGTCGTCATGGCCTGAAGGCGCTGCACGGCATTCCGGTGCGCAACTTCCGCACTTTGCTCTCGATCAAGACCCGGCGGCCGCTCGGAGAGGATTTGCGGCGGCAGGTCGAGGAGCAGCTCTCGAAGCTCGGAATCCGCCGTCTGCCTCCGCAGGAAATGGTCGCCTTTTATCGGCGTATCTTCAACGGCGTCGCCGATCCGGCCCCGGGGGTCTTCGTTGACGGATCGACCATCGGCGCACCGCCGATCGCCAAGCAGATCATCGATGCGGGACCCGATCTCGTGTTCGAGGGCGCGGAGGTGTTCCTCGGTAACCAGGTCGCGCGCTGCCTGACGCCCAAGGCGCCGGCGCGCAGGATCACCGCCGAACGCGCCAATCGCCTGATGGGCGGCATGCGCGGCGCGTCCGAGGACAGCGATCAGATCGGGGGCCCGTTCCTCTACACGCTCAACATCCTGTTCGATCATTCGCAGTTCGAGATCCACAAGCGCGCGCAGATCCTCTCGGCGCAGAAGGCGGCCGGCAGCTTCGCGGTCGAAGTCGGCAAGCAGATCGAGGAGATCGGCTGGATCCTCGACGAGGCGGGCAACAGTAAGTTCGTCCGGGTGATCCCGACCATCTGGGTGTTCGGCCGCGACCGTGCCCATGCCCGCGATCTCGCAGCGCGCGCCAAGCGGCTGTGGGAGGGCGAGCCCCAACCCTTCTCGATGCAGGAGGAGAGCTATCTCAATCCGACGCTGCTGGTGATGAGCCTGCCGTTCGGGCTCTATCCCGACCGCACGACGTTGCGCCTGCTCGAGCGGGACTTCCGGATGCCGGTGAAGGCGGCGGTGCTGATGGCGCCGATCCAGACCGACTTTCGCGGCGGCGGGCGTCCGGCGTTGCTCTACACGGGCCGCAAGGGCCAGCTCGTCACGCTCGATCTGTTCGATCCGAGGATCAACAACTACAACTTCATCGTCTCGGCCGAGAGCGGGGCGGGCAAGAGCTTCCTGCTCAACAACCTCTGCCAGCAATATTTTGCCTGCGGCGCGCTCATTCGAATCATCGACATCGGCGGAAGCTACCGGAAGCTCTGCACGCTCTGCTCGGGCCGGTACATCGATATCGGTGAAGAGCATCTGGTTCTGAACCCCTTCGACATGGGGCTCGCGCTCGATGGCGACGACAAGCAGTCGGCGATCACCATGGCCGTGGCGATCGTCGCGGAAATGGCGAATGCGTCGACCCGCAAGGGCGTCACGACGTCGGAGTGGAACCTGCTCAAGTCCGCTGTCCAATGGACCATCGACACGGGGCGGGCCGATCATGGCATCGACGCCGTGCGCGAATGGCTCGGCACCTATCCCTCGCTGGTAGAGACCGATCTCGACCGCGTCGACCATCTCGTGCCGACCGCGCGTGAGCTCGCCTTCAACCTGCGCGATTTCGGGTCGGGCGGCGCCTATGGCCATTATTTCAACGGCCCTTCGACCCTCGACATCCGCAACGACGAATTCGTCGTGCTCGAGCTCGAGCGTCTCAAGGCGATGCCTGACCTGTTCAACGTCATCGTCATGGTCGTGGTCAACGCAGTCACCCAGGAACTCTATCTCTCCGCGCGCGATCGCCCGCGCTTTGTGCTGTGCGAGGAAGCCGCCCAGTTCATCACGCCGACTGAGGGGCAGGATCTCAGTCGTCTGGCCGAAGCGATCAGCCAGGGCTATCGACGCGCGCGCAAGTATCGCGGCAGTTTCGGCGTCGTCCTACAGAGCATGAACGACCTCATGCTGTTCGGCGGAACTGGCCAGGTCATCCTCGAAAATGCCGCGACCCGGTTCCTCCTGCAGGGATCAACCTACGATCGCGCGGTCGACAACAAGATTCTCGATTATTCGGGCTTCGTCCTCGACCTGCTGAAGTCGGTCCGCAATTCGAAGCCTCACTATTCCGAGGTGTTCATCGACTCTCCGCTCGGCCTCGGCATTGCGCGGCTGGTCGTCGATCCCTTCTCTTATTGGATCAATACCTCCGCCCCGGATGAGGTCGCCGCGTTCGAGGCGCTGATGCGCCAGGGCCTTTCGCCGCTCGAAGCAGTGTGCCGACTGGCAGGTGTCGAACCCTCGCAAATCCTTGGCGCGCGCCCCGCGCCAGCCTTCACGGGAGCATGACGGCCATGGCACGCTATCGTCCGCACCCCGATCAATTGCCGCTCAACTGGTCCGATAACGAGGCCATCGAAGTGATCGTCGAGCAGCGTCTTGCCGAGCGGTTCGAAGCGGAGTCCTTTCAGTGGCGCTTCCGGCTCGTCATGATCGAGACCCTGATGATGGGCCTGCTCGTGCTCGTCGCCGGGATCCTCCTCAAGCAGCCGACGATGATGGTGCTGCGCGCCTCACTCCTCGT
The Novosphingobium sp. EMRT-2 genome window above contains:
- a CDS encoding TraV family lipoprotein, which translates into the protein MRMLALKSLDRTLLSFSLLATLSGCATVGAMMSPYSEKFDCKNSDHGQCIHPDRAYEDAVAGVASKSDPKVTNDRAMLRGQDTARPSARSRNERAGNAYGSYRDSVYRELKGLVEAPVTPMLKPAQTVRTLILPYADRQRPDRLYMPRYVYSVVDKPVWVVGGALVGAPDRASQAPILGQVREPAAPDGEPASSETTTPAPAIVAPAPEPKP
- a CDS encoding TraC family protein, which translates into the protein MSPPASSSGLSYARLRNAVRRDSFSDYLPLVAWDDETEAFLCIDDTWGHAWELVPTAYMFAHVQSALQGLLNIHFPDGTVLQLHTFADPLIDDALDAFLDLKTRDDPLIQASARRTHAYLSEGRHGLKALHGIPVRNFRTLLSIKTRRPLGEDLRRQVEEQLSKLGIRRLPPQEMVAFYRRIFNGVADPAPGVFVDGSTIGAPPIAKQIIDAGPDLVFEGAEVFLGNQVARCLTPKAPARRITAERANRLMGGMRGASEDSDQIGGPFLYTLNILFDHSQFEIHKRAQILSAQKAAGSFAVEVGKQIEEIGWILDEAGNSKFVRVIPTIWVFGRDRAHARDLAARAKRLWEGEPQPFSMQEESYLNPTLLVMSLPFGLYPDRTTLRLLERDFRMPVKAAVLMAPIQTDFRGGGRPALLYTGRKGQLVTLDLFDPRINNYNFIVSAESGAGKSFLLNNLCQQYFACGALIRIIDIGGSYRKLCTLCSGRYIDIGEEHLVLNPFDMGLALDGDDKQSAITMAVAIVAEMANASTRKGVTTSEWNLLKSAVQWTIDTGRADHGIDAVREWLGTYPSLVETDLDRVDHLVPTARELAFNLRDFGSGGAYGHYFNGPSTLDIRNDEFVVLELERLKAMPDLFNVIVMVVVNAVTQELYLSARDRPRFVLCEEAAQFITPTEGQDLSRLAEAISQGYRRARKYRGSFGVVLQSMNDLMLFGGTGQVILENAATRFLLQGSTYDRAVDNKILDYSGFVLDLLKSVRNSKPHYSEVFIDSPLGLGIARLVVDPFSYWINTSAPDEVAAFEALMRQGLSPLEAVCRLAGVEPSQILGARPAPAFTGA